The Coffea arabica cultivar ET-39 chromosome 1e, Coffea Arabica ET-39 HiFi, whole genome shotgun sequence genome has a window encoding:
- the LOC113715973 gene encoding ETO1-like protein 1 produces MRTFFPSESCKETELNSINPQSWLQVERGKLSKISFESNSSIESLIKVPEPSILPYFKPADYVEVLARLHEELEACSPQERSNLYLLQYQVFKGLGEVKLRRTSLHSAWIKASSVYERLVFGAWLKYEKQGEELISDLMSSCGKCAKEFGMIDVASELPASSNLFSSGTNVDNGKAVSGQVSFRIGNERILCDRQKIAGLSAPFHAMLNGCFTESSLEEIDMSENNISPLGMRAISEFSVAGCLNEVPPNLLLEILVLANNFCCERLKDSCDRKLASLVSSRQDAVELMEYALEENSPVLAASCFQVFLHELPESLNDSQVVKLLCNSNREQRSIMVGSAAFSLYCLLGEVSLNLDPRSDRTVCILEQLVDSAETTHQKMVAYHQLGCVRLLRKEYNKAEQLFQAALEAGHIYSVVGLARINHIKGNKQWAHEKLSSVISSHSSLGWMYQERSLYCEGERRWEDLEKATELDPTLVYPYMYRAASLMRKQDAQAALSEINRILGFKLALECLELRFCFYLALEDYQSAICDIQAILTLAPHYRMFDGRVAASQLRTLVREHVENWTTADCWLQLYDKWSSVDDIGSLSVIYQMLESDAAKGVLYFRQSLLLLRLNCPEAAMRSLQLARQHASSDHERLVYEGWILYDTGHCAEGLWKAEESISLKRSFEAFFLKAYALADSCLDPSCSSVVVALLDEALKCPSDRLRKGQALNNLGSVYVDCGKLDAAADCYINALKIRHTRAHQGLARVHFLRNDKNAAYEEMTKLIEKARNNASAYEKRSEYCERELAKADLEMVTRLDPLRVYPYRYRAAVLMDNHQTKEAIAELSRAIAFKADLHLLHLRAAFHEHVGNVMGALRDCRAALSVDPNHQEMLEFHSRVNSREP; encoded by the exons ATGAGAACGTTCTTTCCTTCCGAGTCTTGCAAAGAGACAGAACTCAATTCTATTAATCCGCAGTCATGGCTTCAAGTTGAAAGAGGCAAGCTGTCTAAAATTTCGTTCGAGTCAAATTCTTCCAT AGAATCTCTCATTAAGGTACCCGAGCCTTCCATTTTGCCATATTTTAAACCTGCTGATTATGTGGAAGTTTTAGCTCGACTTCATGAAGAACTTGAGGCATGTTCTCCACAAGAGAGGTCAAATCTCTACTTGTTGCAGTATCAGGTATTTAAGGGTCTGGGGGAAGTCAAATTAAGGCGAACCAGTCTGCACTCAGCTTGGATAAAAGCTAGCTCTGTTTATGAGAGGCTTGTGTTTGGGGCATGGCTAAAGTACGAGAAACAAGGTGAAGAGCTCATTTCTGACCTGATGTCATCTTGCGGAAAATGTGCAAAGGAATTTGGGATGATAGATGTTGCCTCTGAGCTACCTGCAAGCTCTAACTTATTTTCATCTGGAACTAATGTGGACAACGGGAAAGCTGTTTCAGGACAAGTTTCTTTCCGGATTGGGAATGAGAGAATACTGTGTGACAGGCAGAAAATTGCTGGCCTTTCAGCTCCATTTCATGCCATGCTTAATGGGTGTTTTACAGAATCGTCTCTTGAGGAGATTGATATGTCTGAAAACAACATTTCCCCTTTAGGAATGAGGGCGATTAGCGAATTTAGCGTAGCAGGATGTCTAAACGAAGTACCTCCCAACCTCTTGTTGGAGATACTGGTACTTGCCAACAACTTTTGCTGTGAAAGATTAAAGGATTCCTGTGATAGAAAACTTGCTTCCCTGGTATCTTCCAGGCAAGATGCAGTGGAACTCATGGAGTATGCTCTTGAAGAAAATTCCCCTGTTCTTGCTGCATCATGTTTCCAAGTCTTTCTACATGAACTTCCTGAGTCTCTGAATGACAGTCAGGTAGTCAAGTTGTTGTGCAATTCAAATAGGGAGCAAAGGTCAATTATGGTTGGCTCAGCGGCATTCTCTCTCTATTGTTTATTAGGTGAAGTCTCCCTCAACCTTGATCCAAGGTCAGACAGAACAGTTTGTATCTTAGAACAGTTGGTTGACTCTGCAGAAACTACTCACCAGAAAATGGTGGCATATCATCAGTTGGGATGTGTTAGACTCCTTAGAAAAGAATATAACAAAGCTGAACAACTCTTTCAGGCTGCTTTAGAAGCAGGCCATATTTATTCTGTAGTTGGATTGGCTAGAATAAACCACATCAAGGGTAATAAACAATGGGCTCATGAGAAACTCAGTTCAGTCATTTCCTCTCATTCGTCACTAGGATGGATGTATCAAGAGAGATCACTATACTGTGAAGGTGAAAGGAGATGGGAAGACCTTGAGAAAGCAACTGAGCTTGACCCAACCCTAGTTTACCCCTACATGTATAGGGCAGCATCCTTAATGAGGAAACAAGATGCACAAGCTGCCCTCAGTGAAATCAATCGCATTCTTGGCTTCAAACTGGCATTAGAGTGCTTGGAACTGCGATTTTGCTTCTACCTAGCCCTTGAGGACTATCAATCAGCAATATGTGATATTCAAGCTATCCTTACACTTGCACCACATTATAGGATGTTTGATGGACGGGTTGCTGCATCCCAACTCCGGACTCTTGTGCGCGAGCACGTTGAGAATTGGACGACAGCAGACTGCTGGCTTCAGCTATATGATAAATGGTCTTCAGTTGATGACATTGGATCACTTTCTGTGATATACCAAATGCTCGAATCTGATGCCGCAAAAGGAGTTCTATACTTCAGACAGTCCTTGCTTCTGCTTAG GTTGAATTGTCCTGAAGCAGCCATGCGAAGTTTACAATTGGCTCGCCAACATGCATCAAGTGACCATGAGCGTCTAGTTTATGAGGGATGGATTTTGTATGATACAGGGCATTGCGCCGAAGGGCTTTGGAAAGCAGAGGAGTCTATTAGCCTTAAGAGGTCTTTTGAAGCCTTCTTCTTAAAAGCCTATGCATTGGCTGACTCTTGCCTGGACCCATCCTGTTCCTCCGTCGTTGTAGCTCTTCTTGACGAAGCCTTGAAATGCCCCTCAGATAGACTACGCAAAGGTCAG GCCCTGAACAATCTTGGGAGTGTCTATGTTGACTGTGGTAAACTAGATGCTGCAGCTGATTGCTACATCAATGCCCTCAAGATTCGACATACACGAGCCCACCAGGGCCTTGCTCGAGTCCATTTTCTGAGAAACGATAAGAATGCAGCCTATGAGGAGATGACAAAATTGATTGAGAAGGCCAGAAACAATGCATCTGCATATGAGAAGAGGTCAGAGTACTGCGAACGTGAACTCGCAAAGGCAGATCTAGAGATGGTCACTCGTTTAGATCCTCTTCGAGTTTATCCCTACAGATACCGAGCAGCAG TTCTGATGGACAACCACCAGACGAAGGAAGCAATTGCAGAGCTATCGAGGGCAATCGCGTTTAAGGCAGACCTTCACCTACTACACCTGCGTGCTGCCTTCCATGAACACGTTGGCAATGTAATGGGAGCTCTGCGAGATTGTCGAGCTGCGCTCTCAGTTGATCCCAACCATCAAGAAATGCTTGAATTTCATAGCCGTGTCAACAGCCGGGAACCATGA